In Chthoniobacterales bacterium, a single window of DNA contains:
- a CDS encoding DUF6515 family protein, which yields MKTPLLGVALCASTVLSGCVLPPPPPLVSVQPARVYERPVYAPGYTVTRLSPGYRTVRYGRSTYYVDRDVYYRRHRGGYVVVERPY from the coding sequence ATGAAGACACCTCTTCTCGGCGTTGCGCTCTGCGCCTCTACCGTCCTCTCCGGCTGCGTGCTACCCCCGCCTCCGCCGCTGGTGAGCGTCCAGCCGGCGCGCGTCTACGAGCGACCGGTCTATGCTCCCGGCTACACCGTCACACGACTTTCGCCCGGTTATCGAACCGTGCGCTACGGGCGCAGCACCTACTATGTCGATCGCGACGTTTATTACCGCCGCCACCGCGGGGGCTATGTCGTCGTGGAGCGACCATACTAA